The DNA region CCGTGCATGTGATCTCCCGTGCGATGAGCAACGCCGCCGGCCGAGCGCCCGCGTCGTGGTAGAAGTGGAACAAGCGGAGAGCCAGCCCCCGTTTTCGGGGTATCCCCGGCTAGGATTCTAAGGAACCCGCACTAGCGACGCCAGTCGCGCCGTGCGGCCCGAACGCGAGCGATCGGGCGCCGATGCAGAGAAAGCCTGTGGCCAGCGGCGGGGCGGGTGGTACCATAGCCCGCGTCACCCACGGATCTAAGCCCGCGCCACCCGCCATGTTCCCCGTTTTTCAGCCAGAGTCACCGCAGGCGCAGGCGATTTTCGACCTGTTCGTCACGGTGCTGCAGATCAGCACCGCGATCTTCACGATCGTTGCGGTGCTGATCGTCGTGGCGGTCTGGCGGGGCAGGCGCCGCAGCGCGCTGCCGAAGCAGGCGTTCGGCGACCACCGCACCGAGATGGTGTGGATCGCGGGCCCGCTGGTGGTGCTGGTCTGGATCACCGCCATCAGCGCCAACCTGGTGCTGACCATCAACGCCGTGCCCAAGGTGCACCTGGAGCAGGCCGAGGCGGGCGCGGCCGACATCACCGTCACCGGCCACCAATGGTGGTGGGAGATCGCCTACAGCGACTCGGGCCTGGTGTCCGCCAACGAGATCTACCTCCCGACGGGCAAGCGGCTCCGCGTGAAGCTTCAATCGGCCGACGTGATCCACTGCTTCTGGGTGCCGCAGCTCGCCCGCAAGATGGACGCCATCCCGGGACGCGAGAACTACATCTGGCTCGAGGCGAACCGGCCCGGCGTGTACCAGGGGCGTTGCGCCGAGTACTGCGGCACGCAACACGCCTGGATGAACTTCAAGGTTTACGCCCTCAGCCCCAGCGACTACGCCCGGTGGCAGGCCAAGGCGGGCCGCGCGCCCGCCGACCCCGCCGAGGCAGACGCCCTGGCGGGCGAGCGGCTGTTCTTCTCGCTGACCTGCGCCAATTGCCACACCGTCCGCGGGACGCGAGCGGACGCCACGATCGGCCCCGACCTGACCGACATCGCTTCGCGGAAAGAGCTGGGGGGAGGGGTGCTGGAGAACTCG from Pirellulimonas nuda includes:
- the coxB gene encoding cytochrome c oxidase subunit II; the protein is MFPVFQPESPQAQAIFDLFVTVLQISTAIFTIVAVLIVVAVWRGRRRSALPKQAFGDHRTEMVWIAGPLVVLVWITAISANLVLTINAVPKVHLEQAEAGAADITVTGHQWWWEIAYSDSGLVSANEIYLPTGKRLRVKLQSADVIHCFWVPQLARKMDAIPGRENYIWLEANRPGVYQGRCAEYCGTQHAWMNFKVYALSPSDYARWQAKAGRAPADPAEADALAGERLFFSLTCANCHTVRGTRADATIGPDLTDIASRKELGGGVLENSRENLTRWLKDPQSVKPGSKMPNFQLNDEHVRQLVAYLESLD